Proteins from a single region of Chanodichthys erythropterus isolate Z2021 chromosome 13, ASM2448905v1, whole genome shotgun sequence:
- the rorb gene encoding nuclear receptor ROR-beta, translated as MRAQIEVIPCKICGDKSSGIHYGVITCEGCKGFFRRSQQNNASYSCPRQRNCLIDRTNRNRCQHCRLQKCLALGMSRDAVKFGRMSKKQRDSLYAEVQKHQQRLQEQRQQQTGEAEALARVYSSSLTNGLSTLNHEIGGTYANGHVIDMPKGQPNGAPGGYYGMDSTQASPDQSGLDMTGMKQIKQEPIYDLTPVPNLFTYGSYQDSQLAPGVSMGELDRIAQNIIKSHLETCQYTAEELQQLAWQTHSYEEVKMYQSKTRDVLWQQCAIQITHAIQYVVEFAKRITGFMELCQNDQILLLKSGCLEVVLVRMCRAFNPLNNMVLFEGKYGGMQIFKALGCDDLVSAVFDFAKSLCSLQLTEEEIALFSAAVLISTDRPWLMEPRKVQKLQEKIYFALQHIMQKNHLDEDALAKLISRIPTLSALCTLHTEELQAFQQLHPETVNMLFPPLYKELFNPDAAGVMPK; from the exons cCCAAATTGAAGTCATACCATGCAAAATCTGTGGAGACAAGTCATCAGGCATCCACTATGGAGTCATCACATGTGAAGGCTGTAAG GGTTTTTTCAGGCGCAGTCAACAGAACAACGCCTCCTACTCCTGTCCCCGTCAGCGCAACTGCCTAATTGACCGAACAAACCGCAACCGCTGCCAGCACTGTCGGCTCCAAAAGTGCCTGGCTCTGGGCATGTCCCGGGATG CTGTTAAGTTTGGCCGCATGTCTAAGAAACAGAGAGACTCCTTGTACGCAGAGGTTCAAAAACACCAGCAGAGGCTGCAGGAGCAAAGGCAGCAGCAGACGGGCGAAGCGGAGGCCCTCGCTCGTGTTTACTCCTCCAGCCTCACCAATGGCCTCAGCACCCTTAACCACGAGATTGGAGGGACATACGCCAATGGTCACGTTATAGACATGCCCAAGGGTCAGCCGAACGGTGCTCCTGGAGGTTACTACGGCATGGACTCCACACAGGCCAGCCCAGATCAGTCTGGACTGGACATGACTGGAATGAAGCAGATCAAACAGGAACCCATATATGATCTCACCCCTGTTCCCAACCTTTTCACCTACGGCTCCTATCAAGACAGCCAGCTAGCACCTGGAGTGTCTATGGGGGAATTAG ACCGAATTGCACAGAACATCATAAAGTCCCACCTGGAGACGTGTCAGTACACAGCGGAAGAGCTTCAGCAATTAGCCTGGCAGACGCACTCTTATGAAGAGGTCAAGATGTACCAAAGCAAG acaCGGGACGTGTTGTGGCAGCAGTGTGCTATACAGATAACTCATGCCATTCAGTATGTGGTAGAGTTTGCTAAGCGCATCACTGGCTTCATGGAGCTTTGCCAGAATGACCAGATATTGCTACTGAAATCAG GTTGTCTGGAGGTAGTGCTGGTCAGAATGTGCCGGGCATTCAACCCTCTCAACAACATGGTTCTGTTTGAGGGGAAATATGGAGGCATGCAGATATTTAAAGCTCTGG GCTGTGACGACCTGGTCAGTGCGGTGTTTGACTTTGCCAAGAGTCTGTGTTCACTGCAGTTAACGGAAGAGGAGATCGCCCTTTTTTCAGCTGCAGTGCTCATTTCTACAG ACCGGCCGTGGTTAATGGAGCCCAGGAAAGTGCAGAAGCTACAAGAGAAAATCTACTTTGCCCTGCAGCACATCATGCAAAAGAACCATCTGGACGAGGATGCGCTGGCCAAG CTGATTAGCCGGATCCCTACGCTGTCGGCTCTGTGCACTCTCCACACAGAGGAACTTCAAGCCTTTCAGCAGCTCCACCCAGAGACGGTTAACATGCTCTTTCCCCCTCTCTATAAGGAGCTCTTCAACCCTGACGCCGCTGGTGTCATGCCCAAATGA